The following proteins come from a genomic window of Phnomibacter ginsenosidimutans:
- a CDS encoding NAD(P)/FAD-dependent oxidoreductase has protein sequence MATAVVIGGGIVGLSSAYYLQQEGFDVTIVDRGDFSDNCSYGNAGYVCPSHFVPLASPGIISQGLRWMLNPESPFYIKPRLDWGLISWGLKFVKHATPQNVAKNAVPLRDIALLSKKLYEDWLSLPGFEFAYQRKGLLEYFQTAEKEHHAHHTVKEALALGLAGTRVLTADEVQAMEPQVKLNIKGALYFECDAHLHPNAVMQQMQQYLRQQGVRFLPHATATEVEKQGNRITKVKAGNEWLSADVVVIATGSWSREVAKLVNVSLPLVGGRGYSMVFGNGELPLQHPAVLMEGRVALTPFDALHTRLGGTMEITNLDAPPRMNRVLGIVKAAQGYFPESNIPTPELKDVWYGYRPCSADGMPFIGRTEKYGNCIVATGHAMVGMSLGAATGKLVSELAAEKSTSVDLAPYAVHRFD, from the coding sequence ATGGCAACAGCAGTAGTGATTGGCGGCGGCATTGTTGGATTGAGCAGTGCCTACTATTTACAACAGGAAGGTTTTGATGTAACGATTGTGGACAGGGGCGATTTCAGCGACAACTGCAGCTATGGCAATGCCGGATATGTTTGTCCCAGTCACTTTGTGCCCTTGGCGTCGCCGGGTATCATTAGCCAGGGCTTGCGTTGGATGCTCAATCCGGAGAGCCCTTTTTACATCAAGCCCCGCCTCGATTGGGGGCTGATTAGTTGGGGTTTAAAATTTGTAAAACATGCTACACCACAAAATGTAGCGAAGAATGCGGTGCCACTGCGAGACATTGCGTTGCTGAGTAAAAAACTGTATGAAGACTGGTTGTCATTGCCAGGGTTCGAGTTTGCGTATCAGCGCAAAGGATTGCTGGAATATTTTCAAACGGCAGAGAAAGAACATCATGCGCATCACACGGTGAAAGAGGCGCTGGCGTTGGGTTTGGCAGGTACCCGTGTGTTGACGGCTGACGAAGTGCAAGCTATGGAGCCACAGGTGAAACTCAATATCAAAGGGGCGTTGTATTTTGAATGCGATGCGCATTTGCATCCCAATGCAGTGATGCAGCAAATGCAACAGTACCTGCGGCAGCAAGGTGTAAGGTTTTTGCCACACGCCACCGCAACTGAGGTAGAGAAACAGGGCAACCGCATTACAAAAGTGAAAGCTGGCAATGAATGGTTGTCGGCTGATGTGGTGGTGATTGCGACCGGCTCGTGGAGCAGGGAAGTAGCGAAACTGGTGAATGTATCGCTGCCGTTGGTGGGCGGCCGTGGCTACAGCATGGTATTTGGCAATGGCGAACTACCGCTGCAACATCCTGCTGTGCTGATGGAAGGCCGTGTGGCGTTGACACCCTTTGATGCACTGCATACCCGGCTGGGCGGCACCATGGAAATAACGAATCTGGATGCACCGCCCCGCATGAACCGGGTGTTGGGCATTGTGAAAGCGGCACAGGGGTATTTCCCTGAATCCAACATACCGACACCTGAATTGAAAGATGTATGGTATGGCTACCGCCCTTGCAGTGCCGATGGTATGCCTTTTATCGGTCGAACGGAAAAATATGGCAACTGTATTGTGGCCACAGGGCATGCCATGGTAGGCATGAGCCTGGGT
- a CDS encoding YciI family protein translates to MKQYVIIAKDGVDADALERRMQARPFHLAGASRLKANGQFVVGGATLNEQGQMNGSVMIVQFETEADFEHWYNNEPYIQQGVWQEISVQPFKVANVE, encoded by the coding sequence ATGAAACAGTATGTGATAATAGCCAAGGATGGAGTTGATGCGGATGCATTGGAAAGAAGAATGCAGGCCAGGCCTTTTCATTTGGCCGGTGCCAGCCGGCTAAAAGCCAATGGCCAGTTTGTGGTGGGTGGCGCCACGCTCAACGAACAGGGGCAAATGAATGGCAGTGTGATGATTGTGCAGTTTGAAACCGAAGCCGACTTTGAGCATTGGTATAACAATGAGCCATACATACAGCAGGGAGTGTGGCAAGAAATTTCAGTACAGCCATTTAAAGTGGCCAATGTGGAGTAA
- a CDS encoding 4-hydroxyproline epimerase — MPKSVFHCVDAHTCGNPVRLVKEGGPVLQGANMSEKRQHFMQEYDWIRQGLMFEPRGHDMMSGSILYAPHDPANDVAVLFIETSGCLPMCGHGTIGTITIAIEEGLIQPKTPGIVRMEAPAGLVMIEYQQEGSKVKSVKLTNVPAFLHSTELTAQCPGLGELVVDVAYGGNFYAIVDVQKNFKGLEHYSADQLVAWARELRKNINSQYEFVHPDNPTIHGCSHILWTGAVIDKTSTARNAVFYGDKAIDRSPCGTGTSARMAQWYAKGLLKKGDAFIHESIIGSKFIGRIEEELTVHGKPAMRPSIEGWARIYGYNNIWIDTDDDPYAYGFQVI, encoded by the coding sequence ATGCCGAAGTCTGTATTTCATTGTGTGGATGCACATACCTGTGGCAATCCGGTGCGGTTGGTAAAAGAAGGTGGACCTGTGTTGCAGGGTGCTAATATGAGTGAAAAGCGCCAGCACTTTATGCAGGAGTATGATTGGATACGACAAGGACTCATGTTTGAGCCCCGCGGTCATGACATGATGAGTGGCAGCATTTTGTATGCACCACACGACCCGGCCAATGATGTTGCGGTGCTGTTTATTGAAACCAGTGGCTGCCTGCCCATGTGTGGCCATGGAACCATTGGCACCATTACCATTGCCATTGAAGAAGGATTGATTCAACCCAAAACACCGGGCATAGTTCGCATGGAAGCACCGGCGGGTTTGGTGATGATTGAATACCAACAAGAAGGCAGCAAGGTAAAGTCCGTTAAACTCACCAACGTGCCTGCATTTTTGCATAGTACGGAGTTGACTGCACAATGTCCGGGTTTGGGAGAGCTGGTGGTTGATGTGGCCTATGGCGGAAACTTTTATGCCATCGTTGATGTACAAAAAAACTTCAAAGGGCTGGAGCATTACAGCGCTGATCAGTTGGTGGCATGGGCCAGAGAGCTGCGCAAAAACATCAATTCACAATATGAATTTGTGCATCCGGATAATCCCACCATTCATGGTTGTAGCCATATTTTATGGACTGGTGCGGTGATAGACAAAACATCTACCGCCAGAAATGCGGTGTTCTATGGCGATAAAGCCATTGATCGTTCGCCTTGTGGCACGGGCACTTCTGCAAGAATGGCGCAGTGGTATGCCAAAGGCTTATTGAAAAAAGGCGATGCCTTCATTCATGAAAGCATCATTGGCAGTAAGTTCATTGGTCGTATTGAGGAAGAACTGACGGTGCATGGCAAGCCAGCCATGCGTCCCAGTATTGAAGGTTGGGCCCGTATTTATGGCTACAATAATATTTGGATTGATACTGACGATGATCCGTATGCGTATGGATTTCAGGTGATATAA